The following proteins are co-located in the Theropithecus gelada isolate Dixy chromosome 19, Tgel_1.0, whole genome shotgun sequence genome:
- the TMED1 gene encoding transmembrane emp24 domain-containing protein 1 → MMAAGAALALALWLLMPPVGVGGAGPPPIQDGEFTFLLPAGRKQCFYQSAPANASLETEYQVIGGAGLDVDFTLESPQGVLLVSESRKADGVHTVEPTEAGDYKLCFDNSFSTISEKLVFFELIFDSLQDDEEVEGWAEAVEPEEMLDVKMEDIKESIETMRTRLERSIQMLTLLRAFEARDRNLQEGNLERVNFWSAVNVAVLLLVAVLQVCTLKRFFQDKRPVPT, encoded by the exons ATGATGGCGGCCGGCGCGGCCCTAGCCCTGGCCTTGTGGCTACTAATGCCAccagtgggggtgggaggggcggGGCCCCCGCCAATCCAGGACGGTGAGTTCACGTTCCTGTTGCCGGCGGGGAGGAAGCAGTGTTTCTACCAGTCCGCGCCGGCCAACGCAAGCCTCGAGACCGAATACCAG GTGATCGGAGGTGCGGGGCTGGACGTGGACTTCACGCTGGAGAGCCCTCAGGGCGTGCTGTTGGTCAGCGAGTCCCGCAAGGCTGATGGGGTACACAC CGTGGAGCCAACGGAGGCCGGGGACTACAAGCTGTGCTTTGACAACTCCTTCAGCACCATCTCCGAGAAGCTGGTGTTCTTTGAATTGATCTTTGACAGCCTCCAGGATGACGAGGAGGTCGAAGGATGGGCAGAGGCTGTGGAGCCCGAGGAGATGCTGGATGTTAAAATGGAGGACATCAAG GAGTCCATTGAGACCATGCGGACCCGGCTGGAGCGCAGCATCCAGATGCTGACGCTACTTCGGGCCTTCGAGGCACGTGACCGCAACCTGCAAGAGGGCAACTTGGAGCGGGTCAACTTCTGGTCAGCTGTCAACGTGGCGGTGCTGCTGCTGGTGGCCGTGCTGCAGGTCTGCACACTCAAGCGCTTCTTCCAGGACAAGCGCCCGGTGCCCACGTAG